GCTGGCGGCGGCGCTGTGGATCGCGCTGGCGACCCTGGTGAACCGGCGACCACCGCGCGCGCTGGGATTGAGCGCGTCGGGATTTTTCAAGTCCCTGATTGCGATTCCGGCCGCCGCCGCGGTCGCCGCGGTGATTGTGCTGGTCGGCTGGGAAGCGGGTACGCTGCGCGGGTTGTTCGGTGCGCGGCCACCCCTGTGGCACTCGGCGGGATACGCCATCTGGGCGTTAATGCAACAGTTCATCCTCAATTCCTTTTTCTTCGTCAATCTTGAAGACTTGCTGGGCGACGGCAAGCGCGCACTGTGGGGGGCGGCCGCGCTGTTCTGCTTGGCGCATCTTCCCAACCCGGTGCTGATAGCGGGAACGCTGTTGGCGGCGATCTTCTTTGT
The DNA window shown above is from Terriglobia bacterium and carries:
- a CDS encoding CPBP family intramembrane metalloprotease; the encoded protein is MNRFWGWTQLAVGYGVLEVSLWTSGRTQRMAALAAALWIALATLVNRRPPRALGLSASGFFKSLIAIPAAAAVAAVIVLVGWEAGTLRGLFGARPPLWHSAGYAIWALMQQFILNSFFFVNLEDLLGDGKRALWGAAALFCLAHLPNPVLIAGTLLAAIFFVSLFRRYRNIYPLGIAHALLGLAVAVTVPDAWIRHMRVGISYLHFVVR